In Astatotilapia calliptera chromosome 16, fAstCal1.2, whole genome shotgun sequence, one genomic interval encodes:
- the LOC113007491 gene encoding toll-like receptor 7: MCCYSIIRFLLANLSHVSVQMCVALLTLWSCLPILATGIYYPKTLPCDVNEINNGSEVKVDCTERSLKKIPHGIPRDTTNLTLTINHIPSLNSTSFYGLENLTEIDMRCNCVPIKIGPKDKMCLKSVTIEENTFSRLSNLRALYLDGNQLYSIPKGLPSNLILLSLEVNHIYYLSKANLSELRYVEVLYLGQNCYFRNPCNDSYDIEDDAFLQFNNLKLLSLKSNNLSFIPHQLPTTLKELYLYNNNIQEVTDEDFKNLTNLEILDISGNCPRCYNAPFPCSPCPNNAPLKISKTAFKMLTKLKTLRLHSNSLTSVPSEWFDTTTELRVLDLSSNFLARELEITAFPKFLGKLEELDLSFNYELQKYPQTLRLSCSFSSLKSLKIFRMKGYVFQQLTTESIAHLKPLPNLEVVDLGTNFIKMTKLSILMELKSFKIISLSDNKISSPSDGQIELGLSGGETSDWSPMSSAAEYQNKDVREIHYFRYDEYARSCKYKDKELGVITSFVKKECSQFGKTLDVSRNNIFFLHSRFLNLTELRCLNLSGNAMSQSLNGSEFTYLANLQYLDFSWNRLDLLYSTAFQELKNLVILDISNNNHYFESEGLTHMLNFTRHLKNLKVLLMNHNKISTSTNTELESRSLERLEFRDNRLDVLWRDGNTRYVNYFKNLVNLTVLDISHNNLPFIPSDVFSGLPEKLSELYIKNNKLKSFNWKKLQLLHSLRVLDLSGNSLTTVPDVLSNCTTSLEKLILHKNQILKLTPDFLKGAYHLKYLDLSSNHIQYIEKSSLPDDVLNHMDMLLLHQNRFLCTCNATWFVTWLNRTTVTIPRLGTDVTCVAPGAQRGRPVISVDLLACQHHYLSIILSTLMTSLVLILVTLSISSHLFMWDVWYIYHFCRAKLKGYRRLYSQSAVYDAFVIYDKEDPAVSEWVTKEMCAHLEECGDRRLTLCLEDRDWMPGCPLIDNLSQSIHRSKRTVFILTKKYIKGGNFKTAFYMAHQRLMDEKNDVIVLIFLEKVPCNSKYLRLRKRLYKRSVLEWPTNPQAQPYFWFSLRSVLATEGHKQYNNLFKETL; the protein is encoded by the coding sequence ATGTGCTGTTACAGTATTATTAGATTTCTACTAGCAAACCTTTCTCATGTTTCCGTGCAGATGTGTGTGGCACTGCTCACCCTGTGGTCTTGTCTCCCTATTTTGGCAACTGGCATCTATTACCCGAAAACTCTGCCATGTGATGTTAACGAGATCAACAATGGGAGTGAAGTGAAGGTGGACTGCACTGAGAGAAGCCTCAAAAAAATCCCCCATGGAATCCCGAGAGACACAACAAACCTGACGCTCACCATCAACCATATTCCGAGTTTAAACTCCACCTCCTTTTACGGTTTGGAGAACTTGACTGAGATTGACATGAGGTGCAACTGTGTGCCCATCAAAATCGGACCCAAGGACAAGATGTGCCTGAAGAGTGTGACAATTGAGGAAAATACTTTCAGCAGACTGAGCAATCTGCGAGCGCTGTATCTAGATGGCAATCAGCTCTACAGTATACCTAAAGGCCTGCCTTCAAATCTGATCCTTCTGAGCTTGGAAGTGAATCATATTTATTATCTTTCTAAAGCAAACCTCTCTGAGCTTAGATATGTTGAGGTGCTTTACCTTGGTCAAAACTGCTATTTTCGTAACCCCTGCAATGATTCCTATGATATAGAAGACGATGCATTTTTACagtttaacaatttaaaattgctaTCTCTTAAATCAAATAACTTGTCTTTCATTCCACATCAGCTACCCACTACTCTGAAGGAGCTGTATCTCTATAACAATAACATTCAAGAAGTCACTGATGAAGACTTTAAAAATTTAACTAATCTTGAGATTCTAGACATTAGCGGAAACTGCCCCCGGTGTTACAACGCTCCTTTTCCATGTAGCCCATGTCCAAATAACGCACCATTGAAAATCAGCAAGACAGCTTTTAAAATGCTGACCAAACTAAAAACATTACGGCTGCATAGCAACTCCCTTACAAGTGTGCCTTCTGAATGGTTTGACACCACAACTGAGCTCAGAGTGCTGGACCTCTCATCAAACTTTTTAGCAAGGGAGCTAGAAATCACTGCTTTCCCCAAATTCCTGGGTAAACTAGAAGAACTTGACCTTTCATTCAACTACGAGCTTCAGAAGTACCCTCAAACGCTAAGACTGAGTTGCAGTTTCTCCTCTCTGAAGTCTCTCAAAATTTTCAGAATGAAAGGTTATGTGTTTCAGCAGTTAACTACAGAGAGTATCGCTCATTTAAAACCTCTACCGAACCTGGAGGTTGTAGATTTGGGTACAAACTTCATTAAAATGACAAAGCTTAGTATTCTGATGGAAttgaaaagctttaaaataatcAGCCTGTCTGACAACAAAATATCGTCTCCCTCTGATGGCCAAATTGAACTTGGTTTGTCCGGAGGAGAAACCTCGGACTGGTCTCCGATGTCTTCCGCTGCTGAGTACCAAAACAAAGACGTGAGAGAGATTCATTATTTCAGATATGATGAGTATGCACGAAGCTGCAAATACAAGGACAAGGAACTTGGAGTTATTACATCCTTCGTCAAAAAAGAATGCAGTCAGTTTGGCAAAACCCTGGACGTCAGCAGAAACAATATATTCTTCCTGCATTCACGATTTTTAAACCTTACAGAGCTAAGATGCCTCAATCTGTCTGGAAATGCAATGAGTCAAAGTCTGAATGGTTCTGAATTTACTTACCTGGCTAATTTACAATATCTGGACTTCTCATGGAACCGTTTGGACCTGCTATACTCTACCGCGTTCCAAGAGCTGAAAAATCTGGTCATCTTGGATATAAGTAACAACAACCACTATTTTGAATCAGAAGGTCTGACTCACATGCTTAATTTCACTAGGCATTTAAAAAACCTCAAGGTACTCCTGATGAATCACAACAAGATCTCTACTTCCACTAACACAGAGCTGGAGAGTCGATCCCTAGAAAGGTTAGAGTTCAGAGATAACCGGTTAGATGTACTGTGGCGAGATGGGAACACCAGATATGTCAACTATTTTAAGAATTTAGTTAATCTGACTGTCCTTGACATCTCTCATAACAACCTCCCTTTTATCCCATCGGACGTATTCAGTGGTCTACCAGAGAAGCTATCTGAGCTGTATatcaaaaataacaaactaaaatccTTTAACTGGAAGAAACTGCAACTTCTACACTCATTGCGAGTCTTGGATCTCAGTGGAAACAGCTTGACTACTGTTCCAGATGTGTTATCAAACTGCACCACATCTCTTGAGAAACTAATTTTACACAAAAACCAAATCCTAAAGCTTACACCAGATTTCCTCAAGGGTGCCTACCACTTGAAATATCTAGACCTGAGTTCTAATCACATCCAGTACATTGAAAAATCCAGCCTTCCAGATGATGTTCTTAATCATATGGACATGTTACTTCTGCACCAAAACAGATTCTTGTGCACTTGCAATGCCACCTGGTTTGTCACATGGCTCAACAGGACTACAGTAACCATACCTAGATTGGGCACGGATGTTACCTGCGTTGCCCCAGGGGCACAAAGAGGTCGTCCAGTCATCTCAGTGGACCTTTTGGCCTGCCAGCACCACTACCTGTCAATCATCCTCTCCACCCTAATGACTTCCCTCGTCCTCATCTTGGTCACGCTGTCCATCTCCAGCCATCTCTTCATGTGGGATGTCTGGTACATCTACCATTTCTGCAGGGCCAAGCTCAAAGGCTACCGCCGCCTGTATTCCCAGAGCGCTGTTTACGATGCCTTTGTGATCTATGATAAGGAGGATCCAGCAGTATCAGAGTGGGTGACGAAGGAAATGTGCGCTCATCTTGAGGAGTGTGGAGACCGCCGACTGACGCTTTGTCTTGAGGACCGGGATTGGATGCCCGGATGCCCCCTGATTGACAACCTCTCTCAAAGCATCCACAGGAGCAAGAGGACTGTGTTTATTCTCACCAAAAAATACATCAAAGGGGGAAACTTCAAGACGGCGTTCTACATGGCTCACCAAAGGCTAATGGATGAAAAAAATGATGTTATAGTGCTTATATTCTTAGAGAAAGTGCCCTGCAATTCAAAGTACTTGAGATTACGAAAGAGGCTGTATAAGAGGTCTGTGCTAGAGTGGCCAACAAATCCTCAAGCCCAGCCATACTTTTGGTTCAGCCTGAGGAGTGTATTAGCAACCGAAGGTCACAAACAATACAACAATCTCTTCAAAGAGACACTGTAA